The following proteins are co-located in the Silene latifolia isolate original U9 population chromosome 1, ASM4854445v1, whole genome shotgun sequence genome:
- the LOC141616344 gene encoding DEAD-box ATP-dependent RNA helicase 27-like, producing MKMTDGTTGGIMSDETFSDLPISQPTKNAIKEIGFNYMTQVQARAIPSLLEGKDVLGAARTGSGKTLAFLIPAVELLYNIRFTPRNGVGAIIICPTRELAIQIHAVAKDLLNHHSQTLGLVIGGGDGTRRTEAVRLGKGVNLLVGTPGRLLDHLKNTKGFVYKNLKCLIIDEADRLLEANFEDEMEQIIKRLPKDRQTVLFSATQTKKVEDLARMSFQTAPVYIDVDEGRRQVTNEGLQQGFCVIPSAKRFILLYSFLKRNLSKKIMVFFSSCNSVKFHSDLLRYIQVNCSDLYGKQKQSKRTTTMDNFSKAEKGILLCTDVAARGLDIPSVDWILQFDPPDDPKDYIHRVGRTARGEGAKGSALLFLIPEELQFLTYLKSERVPVKEYDYDEKQLPNVQSHLEKLVGNNYYLNKSAKEAYRSYILAYNSHSMKDVFNVHQLDLQAVAKSFCFSCPPKVDLKIDSSASKFRKIRKVHGGRFSSTNPYGKRCDDDSEQFVSRY from the exons ATGAAGATGACTGATGGTACTACTGGTGGTATTATGAGTGATGAAACCTTTTCGGATCTTCCGATTTCGCAACCTACCAAAAATGCTATCAAAGAAATTGGCTTCAATTACATGACTCAG GTTCAAGCAAGAGCAATACCTTCACTTTTAGAAGGCAAAGATGTGCTTGGAGCGGCAAGGACTGGTTCTGGAAAGACCCTTGCTTTCCTTATACCAGCTGTTGAGTTATTGTATAATATTCGTTTTACTCCCCGTAATGGAGTAGGGGCTATCATTATCTGTCCAACACGGGAGCTTGCTATACAG ATACATGCTGTTGCCAAGGATCTTTTGAACCATCATTCACAAACGTTAGGGTTAGTGATTGGTGGTGGTGATGGAACTCGAAGGACAGAAGCTGTCCGCCTTGGCAAAGGAGTTAATCTCTTAGTTGGAACCCCTGGACGCCTTCTTGATCATCTAAAAAATACCAAGGGATTTGTATACAAAAACCTTAAG TGCTTAATAATCGATGAAGCTGACAGGCTTCTGGAAGCCAATTTTGAAGATGAAATGGAGCAAATTATTAAACGTCTGCCTAAG GACCGTCAAACAGTTCTTTTTTCCGCCACTCAAACCAAGAAGGTGGAGGATCTAGCTCGCATGTCATTCCAGACTGCACCTGTTTACATTGATGTGGATGAAGGGAGGAGACAG GTTACCAATGAAGGACTTCAGCAAGGTTTTTGTGTTATTCCTAGTGCAAAGAGATTCATCCTTCTCTATTCTTTCCTCAAGAGGAACCTATCTAAGAAAATTATGGTCTTTTTCTCTTCATGCAATTCTGTAAAATTTCATTCGGACCTCCTGAGATACATCCAGGTAAACTGTTCTGATCTCTacggaaaacaaaaacaaagtaaaAGGACAACTACAATGGATAATTTCAGTAAAGCAGAAAAAGGAATTCTTTTATGTACTGATGTTGCCGCTCGTGGGCTTGATATTCCTTCTGTG GATTGGATTTTGCAATTTGATCCTCCTGACGATCCCAAG GATTATATTCACAGGGTGGGACGAACAGCCCGTGGTGAAGGAGCCAAAGGAAGCGCCTTGCTTTTCTTGATTCCCGAGGAGCTCCAGTTTCTCACTTACTTGAAG AGTGAAAGAGTACCTGTAAAAGAGTATGATTATGATGAAAAGCAGCTGCCAAATGTTCAGTCTCATCTG GAAAAATTGGTCGGAAACAATTATTACCTAAACAAGTCAGCTAAGGAAGCATATCGGTCCTACATATTGGCATACAACTCTCATTCCATGAAGGACGTGTTCAATGTACATCAACTTGATCTTCAG GCCGTGGCTAAATCATTCTGCTTTTCTTGCCCGCCAAAGGTAGACCTAAAAATAGATAGTAGCGCCTCAAAGTTCAGAAAGATACGGAAAGTGCATGGTGGGAGGTTTAGTTCAACCAACCCCTATGGGAAGCGATGTGACGATGATTCTGAGCAATTTGTTAGTAGGTATTAG
- the LOC141616360 gene encoding protein INVOLVED IN DE NOVO 2-like, whose protein sequence is MTHSSDSDSDLSESELEDYIDEKYYRLKKKRYEVKISTNTFRCPFCPRKKKQEYGYHDLLQHAKGVGKSSRGENLKVKGDHIALADYLKKYHSPRESIKADEDSRSDPPRDLEKNSEKSSSWKYHSSGESIKAPGDSRSDPWRDLEKNSEKSGSWKYHSSGESIKAPEGRSDPPRDLEKNSERSSSRANSENSGKFVWPWLGIVANLPVQEQNGRFVGESGSKLRDEFISKGFCPLKVKPLWNFKGHSGFAVVEFKQDLNGFGNAMSFEQFFECDHHGRRDWYRTRSPGDKLYGWVAREVDYNLSGVVGKYLKQNGILKSIHDYEHEIERMSMSLVSNLEQTKLVKENQCKEMENKLQETCASLNKVIEEKDGMTQAYNEEIKKIQKKTIEDTKEFFGRHEKFKLKLESQKQQLERCEKKLKEREVNYDNEIIELRRLRKMNEMASVQQKKADENVLKLVEEQKREKEELHRKILELQKEIDERQALELEIERLRGAAQVMEHMERDAETKKKMEEINEELKEKEEELEDLEDMAQALIVKERKSNDELQAARKELINGLKDAPKGGRPTIGVKIMGSLDLKVFEKIAKVKYPSEHVPTKAEEIKALCQSHIEDCDWHPFKTITEHGIDKAVINEEDERLQSIRNDLGEEVWKDIITVMSELNECNPSGRYPVSELWNLKEGRRATLKEGAEFILNKWKNQKKTRR, encoded by the exons ATGACGCACtcctcagattcagattcagatttaAGTGAATCAGAGCTGGAAGACTATATAGATGAGAAATACTATCGATTGAAGAAGAAAAGATATGAAGTTAAGATATCGACAAACACATTTAGGTGCCCGTTTTGCCCAAGAAAGAAAAAGCAAGAATATGGCTACCATGACCTACTGCAACATGCTAAAGGTGTTGGAAAAAGCTCAAGAGGAGAGAATTTAAAGGTGAAAGGAGATCATATCGCACTGGCAGACTACTTGAAGAAATATCATAGTCCCAGAGAGTCGATTAAAGCAGATGAGGATAGTAGATCAGACCCACCGAGAGATTTGGAAAAAAATTCTGAAAAGAGCAGTTCATGGAAGTACCATAGTTCTGGAGAGTCGATTAAAGCACCTGGGGATAGTAGATCAGACCCATGGAGAGATTTGGAAAAAAATTCTGAAAAGAGCGGTTCATGGAAGTACCATAGTTCTGGAGAGTCGATTAAAGCACCTGAGGGCAGATCAGACCCACCCAGAGATTTGGAAAAAAATTCTGAGAGGAGCAGTTCACGTGCAAACAGTGAGAACAGTGGAAAGTTCGTTTGGCCATGGCTGGGCATTGTAGCAAACCTTCCTGTTCAGGAACAAAACGGAAGGTTTGTCGGGGAGAGTGGAAGTAAGTTAAGAGATGAATTTATAAGCAAGGGTTTTTGTCccttaaaagtgaaacctctttggAATTTTAAAGGCCATTCGGGATTTGCTGTTGTGGAGTTTAAGCAAGATTTGAATGGCTTTGGTAATGCTATGTCTTTTGAGCAGTTCTTTGAATGTGATCATCATGGTAGGAGAGATTGGTACAGAACAAGATCTCCTGGAGATAAGTTGTATGGGTGGGTGGCGAGAGAGGTTGACTATAACTTAAGTGGAGTTGTTGGGAAGTACCTCAAGCAGAATGGAATTCTGAAATCGATTCATGATTATGAGCATGAAATAGAAAGGATGAGTATGAGCCTCGTGTCAAACCTTGAACAAACTAAACTAGTCAAGGAAAATCAATGCAAAGAGATGGAAAACAAGCTTCAAGAGACGTGTGCATCCTTAAACAAGGTCATCGAAGAAAAAGATGGAATGACTCAAGCTTACAATGAAG AGATAAAAAAGATACAAAAGAAGACAATAGAAGATACAAAGGAGTTTTTTGGTCGTCATGAGAAGTTTAAGCTGAAGCTTGAATCTCAGAAACAGCAGCTGGAGAGATGCGAGAAAAAATTGAAAGAACGTGAAGTTAACTATGACAATGAAATCATTGAGCTTCGACGCCTCAGGAAAATG AATGAAATGGCATCAGTTCAGCAGAAGAAAGCAGATGAGAATGTTCTGAAACTTGTAGAAGAGCAGAAG AGGGAAAAAGAGGAACTGCACAGGAAAATATTGGAGCTGCAGAAGGAAATTGATGAGAGGCAAGCTCTGGAATTAGAAATAGAGCGACTGAGAGGCGCTGCTCAAGTTATGGAACATATGGAAAGAGATGCTGAGACAAAGAAAAAAATGGAGGAGATCAATGAAGAACTGAAGGAGAAGGAAGAAGAATTGGAGGATTTAGAAGACATGGCTCAGGCTTTGATTGTGAAAGAACGAAAGTCCAACGATGAGTTGCAGGCTGCGCGAAAAGAGCTCATCAAT GGACTGAAAGACGCTCCCAAAGGTGGTCGGCCGACAATTGGTGTAAAAATAATGGGATCTCTTGACCTTAAAGTGTTTGAAAAAATTGCCAAAGTTAAGTACCCATCAGAACATGTCCCGACCAAAGCTGAGGAGATTAAGGCACTCTGCCAATCTCACATTGAAGATTGTGACTGGCATCCTTTCAAAACCATCACTGAGCATGGAATCGACAAG GCAGTAATTAATGAAGAAGATGAGAGATTGCAAAGCATAAGGAATGATCTCGgtgaggaagtttggaaagaCATTATCACTGTGATG